A window from Prochlorococcus marinus CUG1435 encodes these proteins:
- a CDS encoding ABC transporter ATP-binding protein — protein sequence MEKNKEKIIVVKNLTVKYGLKQQPIIKNFNLEIDSGDHLAIIGPSGCGKTTFAKTLVNILPEKATSKGYLSISSVDPRKINNKDAQLFRRNNFGFIYQDSIKKLNPLMRVGDHLHELFKTHDQTKSSIAIKKLVREVFQKVGIEESRLDSFPHQFSGGMRQRVSIAMALALKPKLLIADEPTTSLDTKTSFEIMQEIIQLCNEFDTTLILISHDINLAAKWCKKVAIIEKGSIVEKGNILDIFQSPKSDIGKKLVNASKIVFEPNTKNIARDQVVLEVNNLRHWYKLNSSIFINKWNKALNEVSFKLYENETLGIVGSSGSGKSTLCRALIGLIKVRGGEIKIYDKNHASKKNKSFKKNNNVQIIFQDPFSSLNPKMTIKNILEDIFFIQKISDKRIIEKEIKLMLRNLNLPLNNAFFNSYPSQLSGGQLQRISLARALLLKPKILICDESVNMLDASVKIEILQLLRFLQEKMNLTIIFITHDLGIAKTFCDRLLVMNHGKIVDEGESSTIFTKTQNTYTKSLLNSSLNLI from the coding sequence ATGGAAAAAAATAAAGAAAAAATTATTGTAGTTAAAAATCTTACTGTTAAATATGGTCTAAAACAGCAACCTATTATCAAAAATTTTAATTTGGAAATAGATAGTGGAGATCATTTGGCCATAATAGGACCTTCTGGATGTGGAAAGACCACTTTTGCAAAAACATTAGTAAATATATTGCCTGAAAAGGCCACTTCTAAAGGGTATCTATCGATTTCTAGTGTAGATCCTAGGAAAATAAATAACAAAGATGCACAATTATTTAGAAGAAATAATTTTGGATTTATTTATCAAGACTCTATAAAAAAACTTAATCCGCTAATGAGAGTTGGGGATCATTTACATGAATTATTTAAAACACATGATCAAACTAAATCATCTATAGCTATTAAAAAATTAGTAAGAGAAGTTTTTCAAAAAGTAGGAATTGAAGAAAGTAGACTTGATTCTTTCCCTCATCAATTTAGCGGTGGAATGAGACAGAGAGTTTCTATAGCAATGGCACTTGCTTTGAAACCTAAATTATTAATAGCTGATGAACCTACAACAAGCTTAGATACAAAAACAAGTTTTGAAATTATGCAAGAAATAATTCAACTATGTAATGAATTTGATACTACTTTAATTTTAATTAGTCATGATATTAATCTTGCAGCAAAGTGGTGTAAAAAAGTTGCAATAATTGAAAAGGGATCGATTGTTGAAAAAGGGAATATATTAGATATTTTTCAATCACCAAAATCAGATATCGGGAAAAAGTTAGTAAATGCTTCAAAAATAGTATTTGAACCAAATACAAAAAATATTGCTCGAGATCAGGTTGTTCTAGAGGTAAATAACCTAAGACATTGGTATAAATTAAATTCTTCAATTTTCATTAATAAATGGAATAAGGCTTTAAATGAAGTTAGTTTCAAGTTATATGAGAATGAGACTCTTGGAATTGTTGGTTCTTCAGGGAGCGGTAAAAGTACATTATGTAGGGCTTTAATTGGACTCATTAAAGTAAGAGGTGGTGAAATAAAAATTTATGATAAAAATCATGCATCCAAAAAAAATAAATCTTTTAAAAAGAATAATAATGTGCAAATAATTTTTCAAGATCCTTTTTCAAGTTTGAATCCGAAAATGACAATTAAAAATATTTTGGAAGATATATTTTTTATTCAAAAAATTTCAGATAAAAGAATAATCGAAAAAGAAATAAAATTAATGTTAAGAAATTTAAATCTTCCCTTAAATAATGCTTTTTTTAATTCTTATCCTAGCCAATTATCTGGTGGTCAATTGCAAAGAATTTCATTAGCCAGAGCGCTATTGTTGAAACCAAAAATTTTGATTTGTGATGAGAGCGTTAATATGTTGGATGCTTCAGTAAAAATAGAGATTCTTCAATTACTTAGATTCTTGCAAGAAAAAATGAATTTAACGATTATCTTTATTACTCATGATTTAGGTATTGCTAAAACATTTTGTGATAGGTTGTTAGTTATGAATCACGGAAAGATAGTTGATGAAGGAGAAAGTTCGACAATATTCACTAAAACTCAAAACACGTATACAAAATCGCTTCTAAATTCCTCTTTAAATCTTATTTAA